From the genome of Bradyrhizobium sp. ORS 278:
CGCGGTCCTGGCCTTCTCTTCGACCGTCTCGATCGGAAGCAGCTGGAGATAGGAGATGCGGCGCTCGACCTCGCCGCGCGACGGCGCATCGAGCGATCCGACGACGATCTCGCCGGACTGTGTCAAAGCGCGATAGCGGTAGCTCGGCACGATCCACCTCAACGCACGACGAGGACACGGAACAGTTCGGACGCCGAGGTGACGCCGGCGCGGCATTTGGCGACCCCGTCGTCGAGCATCGTCGTCATGCCCTCCTGGATCGCCCGCCGGTCGATCGCGAGACCATCGGCGCTGTCGGCGATCAGCTCGCGCAGGCCGGAGGTCAGCTCAAGCAGCTCGAACACGCCGACCCGGCCACGGTAGCCGCTGTGGCCGCAGCGCTCGCATCCCGCCGGATACCAGACGATGTCGCCGGGCACGAGGCCGACATGGCTGTAGCGGGGATCATCCCGGCACGTCGCCTCATCCAGCGGACGCGCCGTCTTGCAGTGCTCGCACAGCTGACGCACGAGGCGCTGGGCAATGACCGCGCGCAGGGTCGATCGCAACAGATAGCCCTCGACGCCGAGATCGAGCAGCCGCGGCACCGCGGCTGCCGCCGTCTCGGTGTGCAGCGTGGTCAGCACGAGATGGCCGGTCAGCGCCGCATGGATGGCGACATGCGCCGTCTCGCTGTCTCGGATCTCGCCGACCATGATGACATCGGGGTCCTGACGCACGAAGGAGCGCAGCGCGCTGGCGAAGGTCAGTCCGATCGCCGGCTTGATCTGCGACTGGTTGATGCCGGGGATCTCGTATTCCACGGGATCCTCGACGGTGAGAATCTTGCGCTCGGGGGTGTTGAGCATCGACAGGATCGTCGCCAGCGTCGTGGTCTTGCCGCTGCCAGTCGGTCCGGTGATCACGATCATGCCGTGCGGCAGCGTGATCAGGCGCCGCAGCGCGGCGTCGTCCCGCGCGGACAGCCCCAGACGATTCGCGACCAGTTGCGACCGATCCTTGGGCAAGATGCGCAGCACCGCCGACTCGCCGGCCTGCGTCGGCATGATGGCGACGCGGACATCGATCTCGGTACGGCCGGCGCGAATGCGCGCGGCACCATCCTGTGGCAGCCGACGCTCGGCAATGTTCAATCCGGCAACGATCTTGATGCGCGAGATTACGGCCTGCGGCAGCACGCCCGCCGGCGCCGCGATCGGGCGCAGCAGGCCGTCGACGCGCAGTCTGACCACGAGACCGGTCGAGAACGGCTCGATGTGGATGTCGCTGGCGCGCATCTCGACCGCCTTCTCGATCAGATCGTTGACGGCGCGGACGACCGGCGCGCCGCTGGCGAGATCGCGCAGGCTTTCGACGTCGTCGTCGCGCAGCTCCTGCTGAGGGGAGATTTCCGAATCGTCGGTGCCGCCGAGGCGCTGGTCGAGGACGACGGCGACATCCTCGTACGAGGCGACCTTGAAGACCGTCGCCGGACCGAGCACGAGCTCGGCCGCTCTGCGGACCGCCTGATCGGTCGGATCGGCGACTGCGAACACGGCGACGCGTTCGGGCGTCTGATAGGGATAACCGGCCACCTCGCGCAGGAAGCGATCGGAGAACTCTGCCGTTGCCGGAACGGCCGCGAGCAGCTCGCGCAACGAGACGCGCTCCAACCCGGTGAAGCGAGCCGCCTCCTCGGCGAACGCCTCGGCGCTCAGGCCGAACTTGTCCCAGAGCGCGACCTGTGCCTCGCCCGCAGCTCCGCTGTCAGCCGCCTGCGGGTGGCGCTGGGAGAGATAGTCGTGAAACTGGGTCGACAGCATACCGCTCATGGCGTGATCCGGTGGCGCCCGTGCCGGCCCCTGGTCTCGGCACCCCGCTCCTGGCTGCCGCCGTTATCGATCGCGAACATGACGGCTGTACGAAATCGGGGCGCCGACATTTCGGACACACACGACGCGCAAAGGCCGGCGGCTCGCGGCGGATATACATAAGTGTCACATTGGACCGCTATGCAGATTGCAAGGCCCGGACGGGACGCGCTCACGTCTCGGCCGGTCAACATGAGTAGGTCGGCAAGTCCATGTTTTGTATCGGCAATCGAAGCCTCTTTGCTGCGGTTGCCCGGCAGGCGTCGTTGCTCGCGATCGCGGTGATGCTTGCCTCGTGCAACATGGCCACGCTCAACTCGCAGGCCAGCGCGCCGGCGGATGTCGACGTGATCGACAAGGTCCGGTCGCTCGATATCCTGCCGCGAGACAACGTGCCGGTGGCCTCCATCCAGGGACGCCCGGAGGCGGAGCGCGCCAGCGCGCGGACCTATCCGGGCACGATGGTCCAGGAGGTCGCCGAGATCCGGCCGCAACCCGCAGGCGACGGCCGGGGTTACGATCTCAATTTCGAAAACACGCCGATCGCGCAGGTCGCAAAGGTCGTGATCGGCGACATTCTCGGCGCCGGCTACTCCATCGATCCGCGTGTGCAGGGCAGCGTCAGCCTGGTGTCGGCCCGGCCGGTGCCGAAGTCCGACATCCTGTTCGTGCTGGAGAGCGCGCTGCGCCTGTCGGGCGTGGTCCTGGTTCGCGAAGGCGGCGGCTACAAGCTGACGCCGCTGGGCGACGCCATCGGCGCCGGGCGCGTGGATGGCGAGGCGGCCCGGGCCGAGCCCGGCTACGGCGTCTCGGTGGTGCCGCTGCAATATGTCGGCGCGCAGACGATCCTGAAACTGATGGATAGCTTCGCCACCCGCGCCGGCAGTGTACGCGCGGATCCGACGCGCAACCTGCTGCTGATCCAGGGAACGGGTCCCGAGCGCCGTTCGGCGATCGAAACCGCGCTCAGCTTCGATGTCGACTGGATGCGCGGCCAATCGGTCGGTGTCTTCCCGGTCAGCAATTCCGCCCCGGAGCCGATTGTCGCCGAGCTCGAGAAGATCATGGACACCGGCGAGAACGGGCTCAGCCAGAACCTGGTCAAGCTGCAGGTCGTGAACCGTCTCAACGCGATCATGGTGGTGACGCGCAAGCCGGCGCTGCTGCAGAGCGCGGCAACCTGGATCCGGCGGCTCGATCAGGCCGACTCCGGGCGCAACAGCGTTCATGTCTACCGTATCCGTTACGGCGACGCCCGCCAATTGGCGAAGCTGCTCACCGACATGTTCGGCGGCGCCGGCTCGTCCTCCACAGACAGCACCGACAACCAGACTGCGCCGGGCTCCGACGGCACGACGACCTCGGTCGCCGACCGGCTGTCGTTCAACACCAACGCAGGCAACTCGACGAATTCGAGCGCCAATCCGTTGAGTCGGACGCAAGGCGCCGGCGGTCTCTCCGGCATGCAATCGTCGAGCCCATCGTCGTCCTCCAGCACCCCTTCCTCGACCGGGCTGGAGCCACGCAGCGGCGGCGCGGGGGGCGGCCAGCCGCTGATGCCCAATGTCCGCATCACCCCGGACACGGTGAACAACTCGCTGGTGATCTACGCCGACCGCGAGAGCTACCGAATCATCTCCAGCACGCTGCAGCAGCTCGACCAGCCGGTGCTGCAGGTCGGCATCGACGCCACGATCGCCGAGGTGACGCTCACCAACGAGCTGTCCTACGGCGTACAGGCCTATCTCTCGAGCAAGGTGCTCGGCCTCGGCACCG
Proteins encoded in this window:
- a CDS encoding GspE/PulE family protein, whose translation is MSGMLSTQFHDYLSQRHPQAADSGAAGEAQVALWDKFGLSAEAFAEEAARFTGLERVSLRELLAAVPATAEFSDRFLREVAGYPYQTPERVAVFAVADPTDQAVRRAAELVLGPATVFKVASYEDVAVVLDQRLGGTDDSEISPQQELRDDDVESLRDLASGAPVVRAVNDLIEKAVEMRASDIHIEPFSTGLVVRLRVDGLLRPIAAPAGVLPQAVISRIKIVAGLNIAERRLPQDGAARIRAGRTEIDVRVAIMPTQAGESAVLRILPKDRSQLVANRLGLSARDDAALRRLITLPHGMIVITGPTGSGKTTTLATILSMLNTPERKILTVEDPVEYEIPGINQSQIKPAIGLTFASALRSFVRQDPDVIMVGEIRDSETAHVAIHAALTGHLVLTTLHTETAAAAVPRLLDLGVEGYLLRSTLRAVIAQRLVRQLCEHCKTARPLDEATCRDDPRYSHVGLVPGDIVWYPAGCERCGHSGYRGRVGVFELLELTSGLRELIADSADGLAIDRRAIQEGMTTMLDDGVAKCRAGVTSASELFRVLVVR
- the gspD gene encoding type II secretion system secretin GspD — encoded protein: MFCIGNRSLFAAVARQASLLAIAVMLASCNMATLNSQASAPADVDVIDKVRSLDILPRDNVPVASIQGRPEAERASARTYPGTMVQEVAEIRPQPAGDGRGYDLNFENTPIAQVAKVVIGDILGAGYSIDPRVQGSVSLVSARPVPKSDILFVLESALRLSGVVLVREGGGYKLTPLGDAIGAGRVDGEAARAEPGYGVSVVPLQYVGAQTILKLMDSFATRAGSVRADPTRNLLLIQGTGPERRSAIETALSFDVDWMRGQSVGVFPVSNSAPEPIVAELEKIMDTGENGLSQNLVKLQVVNRLNAIMVVTRKPALLQSAATWIRRLDQADSGRNSVHVYRIRYGDARQLAKLLTDMFGGAGSSSTDSTDNQTAPGSDGTTTSVADRLSFNTNAGNSTNSSANPLSRTQGAGGLSGMQSSSPSSSSSTPSSTGLEPRSGGAGGGQPLMPNVRITPDTVNNSLVIYADRESYRIISSTLQQLDQPVLQVGIDATIAEVTLTNELSYGVQAYLSSKVLGLGTDRGSITNTQTTSVATATTAAATTALINRALPGFNFLIGHEASPNMILDALHTVTSVKVLSNPSLVVINNQTATLQVGDVVPVSTGSATVLSSSNTVVNTIDYRNTGIILRVVPRIAANGNVRLEVEQEISNVAAQTAASLTPTVSQRKVKSAISVANGQTVLLAGLISEQQTGNRNGIPGFDEIPILGDTFSHQDKKGTRTELIIFIRPQIIRDGSDAHQVAEELRSKLRGSVGASITDDLRVRTTR